AATATCCTGACGTCTCAAAGCTATGTAAAATTATCACGGCTGAAACACGTCTTGTCGTCATAGACAAGAAAATTATCCAGCAACTGGAAGATGGCCAAAAACTTTCATCGAAAATTATCCAAAAGAACAGTGTGAGGCTTTGGTCGTCAAAGCTCAAAAAGCTGGATATCTTGCCAGTTGACGGGTCGGATGAGCTCTACAAATGGACTACCGCTTATGATCCGGACTTTCTCGGAATTGTGGAAGGACTCCTTCCTTTAATATACGCCAGAGAGAAGGGACTAGTTATTTAGCCTCCCCTCCTGGCTCTTTCACAACTGAATCTTTCCCTTATGGGAGCGCTCAAAAACGAGAGGAGATATGACCATGAATCTACACTCCGCGCCCCGCTACTCCGAAGATGATCTGCTTCCCATTTCAGCTCTCCAGCACCTCGTCTTCTGCGAACGGCAGTGGGCGCTCATATATATCGAAAATATTTGGGCCGAGAACCGTCTGACCTCCGAAGGCGCACAGCTTCACCAGCATGCCCACGAACCCGACTCCGAGACCCGCCATGGCGGGCAGGCCCACCCTGTTCATATCACGCGGAGTCTTCGCGTTCACTCATTCCAGCATGGTCTGAGCGGAATATGTGATGTCGTCGAGTTTCATCTCTCCGAGGCGAGCTCTCAGCAAACATCGTCGAATGACTCGGCGAGCGAAAGTGTGCCGCAAACAGACATGATATCGCCTCCCCGAGTCGCGACAAGTACGGATTTGCCGCCCGCTATTCCTCTCGATAACCTGTCCGGTCTCTGGCGTCCGTTTCCCATCGAATACAAACGCGGCAAACCAAAATTCGATCACTGCGATGAGGTTCAGCTTTGCGCCCAGGCAATCTGCATTGAAGAAATGCTTGGTGTGAGCGTCCCCAATGGCGCAATTTTTTATGGGCAGACACGGCATCGACATGCGGTATCGTTCACGCCGGCTCTTAGACAGGTCACAGAACAAACGGCGGCGCGAGTTCATGAGCTGACCGCAATTGGCAAAACCCCTCCCCCAGTTTACGAAAAGAAGTGTCGCAGTTGTTCTCTCATCGATATCTGCATGCCAAAAGTAACCGGAAGCAAACGAAATCCTGTTTCGTATCTAAACAAAATAATTGCCGACATTGCAGCCGAATCTGCTGTAATGCCAGTGGAACCACGGGGGGAGGAAGGGAAATGAAACATCTGCTTAACACACTCTATGTCACCACAAGCGGTGCGTATCTTTCTCGCGATGGAGAAAGCGTCCAGGTCTCCATCGACCATGAGACCAAACTCCGCGTCCCCATCCATACCATAAGCGGTATTGTCTGTTTTGGACAAGTGAGTTGCTCGCCTCCGCTACTTGGGTTGTGTTGCGAACGGAATGTCATGGTGAGTTTTCTCAGCGACTATGGCCGCTTCTGGGCCAGAGTCCAGGGGCCGGTGTCCGGAAATGTGCTCCTGCGCCGCGAGCAATATCGAAGAGCCGATGATCGCGCTTTCTCCTCGGTACTCGCACGAGCCATCGTTATCGGGAAAATTGCCAACTCACGAACCGTGTTGCTTCGCGCGGCCAGGGAAACCGCAAACGAGACTGTCTCCACTCAGCTTGGCAACACCGCACGCCAACTGGCGCGGCATCTTGCCGATCTAAAGGAACTCGTGGACCTTGATGTGGTGCGTGGAACCGAGGGGCTTGCCGCCGCAGGATATTTCAATGTGTTCGATTTGCTCATTACTTCGCAAAAGGGGGATTTTTATTTCCGTGGTCGGAACCGGCGCCCTCCGCTTGATAATGTCAATGCCCTACTATCTTTTTTCTATACACTGCTCATGCACGATGTCGTTTCGGCTCTCGAAGCGGTCGGCCTTGATCCAGCTGTCGGTTTCCTGCACCGAGACCGGCCGGGACGGCCGGGATTGGCGCTCGATATAATGGAGGAATTGCGTCCTATTCTCGCCGACCGACTTGCGCTCTCGCTTATCAACCGCAAACAACTCACCGCCGCAAATTTTAGCAAAAGTGAATCTGGCGCAGTGACGATGGATGATAAGGGACGCAAAATTGTTCTGGTGGCATATCAGGAAAGGAAACGCGAAGAGATACAACATCCTTTTATCGATGAAAAAGTTGCCATCGGACTTCTGCCCCATGTGCAGGCAATGCTGTTGGCGCGTCATCTTCGCGGCGACCTTGAAGTGTATCCGCCATTTGTTTGGAAATGAAAATTAGTGAATTGTATCTGAAACGCCCGCCTGCGTTGGCGGAAATGGAACGAGATTGTGAGGTGATATGAGATGATGGTTTTGGTAACGTATGATGTCAGCACCGAATCAGAAGGCGGCAAACGACGGCTGCGACGAGTTTCGAAAGTATGCAGTAGCTATGGTCAGCGGGTTCAAAACTCAGTCTTCGAGTGTCTGGTCGATCCGGCGCAGTGGACAAAGCTTTGGTTTACTCTGCAGAGCATCATCGATGTTGAGCGGGATAGCCTTCGCGCCTACTATCTGGGGGCAAATTATAAACGACGCATAGAGCATATCGGGGCAAAAGCGACTTACGATCAAGAGGGGCCGCTTATTATTTAGTCTGTCAAGGCGTATCCGCGTATGTAAAGCTGATGAGGTTTTTGCATTGAGTCCGCGATATCGGATAACCTTATACAAGGCTGAGACTTGGAGGTGCGTCGTGCTCAAGCTTTAGTGTATGCTCGCAAGTTTTTGCTTGGTTACGCGGAATCGATGTGTTAAATAATAGTCGTATCGGAGGTTAACTCAGATACTGTCGCGCCCTTCATGGGCGCGTGGATTGAAACTGACAGCCTCCGCTATCTGGGCACTATCAAAATAGTCGCGCCCTTCATGGGCGCGTGGATTGAAACTCAAGGACGGACTGCTCCGTCCGGGCAGATTAGCGTCGCGCCCTTCATGGGCGCGTGGATTGAAACCGCCAACCGAACGGGTGATAGTTGCGGTATTAGGTCGCGCCCTTCATGGGCGCGTGGATTGAAACCCAGCATCCGATGTGGCAATGCTTGGAGGCGGCGTCGCGCCCTTCATGGGCGCGTGGATTGAAACTGTCTTCATCTTCATTCTCCTTCTGCCCTCTCGGTCGCGCCCTTCATGGGCGCGTGGATTGAAACGTTCCACCGCTGTCCTGATGAGGTCTGATTGGCCGTCGCGCCCTTCATGGGCGCGTGGATTGAAACTATAGCAGTCCTTATAATGTGCGGCACTCCGGCCGTCGCGCCCTTCATGGGCGCGTGGATTGAAACCGCGGTTGTGGTACACCACCAGCACGTAACTCCACGTCGCGCCCTTCATGGGCGCGTGGATTGAAACAATCGTCGTTCCGTTTTCGCGTTTGATTTTGAGGTCGCGCCCTTCATGGGCGCGTGGATTGAAACGGCCGAAAGACGGCCAGCGGCATTAACGTTCACGTCGCGCCCTTCATGGGCGCGTGGATTGAAACTATCACAGCCGGAGTTAATTACTATCCTGTCCACGTCGCGCCCTTCATGGGCGCGTGGATTGAAACATCACCGCGACATACGCGGCGAAGCAAACTGTAACGTCGCGCCCTTCATGGGCGCGTGGATTGAAACTCATATGACATCCGCAAAAACGTATGGCTGTCCATGTCGCGCCCTTCATGGGCGCGTGGATTGAAACTCCAGCATGGCCAGGCCTTCCCGTGACAGGTGCGTCGCGCCCTTCATGGGCGCGTGGATTGAAACTTGCCCATGTTTATGTCGGCGATGGCCGCGAGAGGTCGCGCCCTTCATGGGCGCGTGGATTGAAACAGGAATACGCTCAATATGCGTTCCGTACCGTAGTCGTCGCGCCCTTCATGGGCGCGTGGATTGAAACACAGGGGAAGGTTGAAATGCTTTTCGCGGATGTTGTCGCGCCCTTCATGGGCGCGTGGATTGAACCTCTGTCTACTCGCCATCGCCCGAATCACAGGCGACGTCGCGCCCTTCATGGGCGCGTGGATTGAAACTCTGATGGTCGGCAAATTCTGCCGGATATAATCTCGTCGCGCCCTTCATGGGCGCGTGGATTGAAACAAAAACGTTATCACCGATGATAATCCGTTATCAGTCGCGCCCTTCATGGGCGCGTGGATTGAAACATACATCGCTGGAGCTACTGGCGCTGGCAGGATTAGTCGCGCCCTTCATGGGCGCGTGGATTGAAACGGAAGACACAAGAAAAGCCTAAGACGCCCCAAGGTCGCGCCCTTCATGGGCGCGTGGATTGAAACTGCGACACGTATCGGAATTGCAGTATGAAATATCGTCGCGCCCTTCATGGGCGCGTGGATTGAAACTTAGACGCGCTCGCCTACATCGAACTGGCGAGAAGTCGCGCCCTTCATGGGCGCGTGGATTGAAACTATCATCTTCTCCCCCATATCGCGTCGACCGCTGTCGCGCCCTTCATGGGCGCGTGGATTGAAACGTGTCAACAACGGATGCTGAGCGGTCGGTTGTGGTCGCGCCCTTCATGGGCGCGTGGATTGAAACGTGTCCCTACGCTATACCCGCCGGTCACGCTGTAGTCGCGCCCTTCATGGGCGCGTGGATTGAAACGTGTCCCTACGCTATACCCGCCGGTCACGCTGTAGTCGCGCCCTTCATGGGCGCGTGGATTGAAACACAAGAGTAACTCCAGCAGTGACAGAGCCCACAGCACGTCGCGCCCTTCATGGGCGCGTGGATTGAAACCTTCCCAAGTGGAATCAAGAGGAGCACACGATATGGTCGCGCCCTTCATGGG
The Candidatus Zixiibacteriota bacterium genome window above contains:
- the cas1c gene encoding type I-C CRISPR-associated endonuclease Cas1c codes for the protein MKHLLNTLYVTTSGAYLSRDGESVQVSIDHETKLRVPIHTISGIVCFGQVSCSPPLLGLCCERNVMVSFLSDYGRFWARVQGPVSGNVLLRREQYRRADDRAFSSVLARAIVIGKIANSRTVLLRAARETANETVSTQLGNTARQLARHLADLKELVDLDVVRGTEGLAAAGYFNVFDLLITSQKGDFYFRGRNRRPPLDNVNALLSFFYTLLMHDVVSALEAVGLDPAVGFLHRDRPGRPGLALDIMEELRPILADRLALSLINRKQLTAANFSKSESGAVTMDDKGRKIVLVAYQERKREEIQHPFIDEKVAIGLLPHVQAMLLARHLRGDLEVYPPFVWK
- the cas2 gene encoding CRISPR-associated endonuclease Cas2 yields the protein MMVLVTYDVSTESEGGKRRLRRVSKVCSSYGQRVQNSVFECLVDPAQWTKLWFTLQSIIDVERDSLRAYYLGANYKRRIEHIGAKATYDQEGPLII
- the cas4 gene encoding CRISPR-associated protein Cas4, translating into MNLHSAPRYSEDDLLPISALQHLVFCERQWALIYIENIWAENRLTSEGAQLHQHAHEPDSETRHGGQAHPVHITRSLRVHSFQHGLSGICDVVEFHLSEASSQQTSSNDSASESVPQTDMISPPRVATSTDLPPAIPLDNLSGLWRPFPIEYKRGKPKFDHCDEVQLCAQAICIEEMLGVSVPNGAIFYGQTRHRHAVSFTPALRQVTEQTAARVHELTAIGKTPPPVYEKKCRSCSLIDICMPKVTGSKRNPVSYLNKIIADIAAESAVMPVEPRGEEGK